Proteins from a single region of Sesamum indicum cultivar Zhongzhi No. 13 linkage group LG5, S_indicum_v1.0, whole genome shotgun sequence:
- the LOC105162581 gene encoding UPF0481 protein At3g47200-like has protein sequence MSMADNSVSEQEFRSVANEEREEASPPEVSILIPSAKTTTESQVRRRRIYKVPPPLRANMEHVYDPVVLSLGPYHHGRPQFRQVEEFKAEILNRFVSGSVAKDKSFFFNKILEQIDEIRSYYEEGSTNEFNDEALAEMVLSDACFILHYMELEDENEYHPLGMSLVSFMFRDFLMLENQIPLWIIRYLIGLKYDKDEGEALFYKFLSFMNFGDDRLTQIPWDNDNGSEPLHLLEAHRTTLLGQGKEFIRDQPRFLPRLLGFRWKRWKRKISSQSMFKMESRPFYSVTDLKAKGIHFRPSSNCLTDVRFHSYPFYGLLQLPIWFVTNNSMVFFSNMMAFEMSPEIDTDCDVISYVNFMKSLLETPRDVKELREKGILFSCLGSDEEVLKMYKQIDTYGVNNCGLFLDVKTRIEEHCSSKAKTWMADLIHTYFRSPWTAIALFAATLLLCLTFLQTYYTIHPVKNN, from the coding sequence ATGTCAATGGCAGACAACTCAGTCTCAGAACAAGAATTTCGAAGTGTTGCTAacgaagaaagagaagaagctTCTCCACCTGAAGTCAGTATTCTGATTCCATCAGCTAAGACAACTACAGAATCTCAGGTGCGCCGGCGGAGAATTTACAAGGTGCCACCACCACTGCGTGCAAACATGGAGCATGTCTATGATCCAGTGGTTCTTTCACTTGGTCCCTACCACCATGGGCGACCACAGTTTCGCCAGGTGGAGGAATTCAAGGCCGAGATTCTTAACAGGTTCGTCTCAGGCAGTGTTGCCAAGGACAAAAGCTTCTTTTTCAACAAGATCTTGGAGCAAATAGATGAAATCAGGAGTTACTATGAGGAAGGATCGACGAATGAGTTTAATGACGAGGCATTGGCTGAAATGGTCCTCAGTGATGCCTGCTTCATCTTACACTATATGGAGCTGGAGGATGAGAACGAATATCATCCTCTTGGCATGTCCTTAGTTTCATTCATGTTCCGTGATTTCCTCATGCTTGAGAATCAGATCCCATTATGGATTATCAGGTATTTGATTGgtctaaaatatgataaagaTGAAGGAGAAGCACTGTTCTATAAGTTCTTGAGTTTTATGAACTTTGGGGATGATAGGCTGACACAAATTCCTTGGGACAATGACAATGGAAGTGAGCCCCTTCACCTTCTTGAAGCCCATCGAACAACACTCCTCGGACAAGGGAAAGAATTCATCAGGGATCAACCTCGCTTTCTTCCTCGACTTCTTGGTTTTAGATGGAAAAGATGGAAGCGGAAGATCAGCTCCCAGAgcatgttcaaaatggaaagCCGCCCGTTTTATTCTGTCACAGATCTCAAAGCAAAGGGCATTCACTTCCGGCCGAGTTCTAATTGTTTGACGGACGTCAGATTCCACTCCTATCCTTTCTACGGACTTCTTCAGCTTCCCATCTGGTTTGTCACTAACAATTCCATGGTGTTCTTCTCCAATATGATGGCCTTTGAAATGTCGCCAGAAATTGATACGGATTGTGATGTAATATCTTATGTGAACTTCATGAAATCACTGCTTGAGACCCCAAGAGATGTTAAAGAGCTGCGAGAAAAGGGAATACTGTTTAGCTGCCTGGGGAGCGACGAGGAAGTGCTCAAAATGTACAAACAGATCGACACGTATGGAGTCAACAATTGTGGTCTTTTTCTAGATGTGAAAACGAGAATTGAAGAGCACTGCAGTAGCAAGGCCAAGACATGGATGGCTGACCTGATTCACACTTACTTTCGCAGTCCCTGGACTGCTATTGCTCTCTTTGCCGCAACACTACTTCTCTGCCTCACTTTTCTCCAAACTTACTACACAATCCATCCAGTGAAGAACAATTGA